In uncultured Fibrobacter sp., a single window of DNA contains:
- a CDS encoding FISUMP domain-containing protein, with protein MKKLVALLLLSLVLFACGDSSTTESASESAFTDDSSVKDTVIVEADTLYLADNYSCTTKELKDKSGLKVVCNGDSIGVVLNGKNGKNGANGKEGARGEDGEKGDDGVAGNDGEDGLDGISCSITNKTDSSVTITCGDSSITLKIDNDIGSIADTAEIDSERIAISLDSLTGFSQKGPFLKGGTVYLYELSDGRTLKQTNGNFTSEITSDDGRYSFSSRNLLSQYALIVVDGKYRNEVTGEPTATTIKLQAYTNMLSRRSANVNLLTHLESLRVYYLVTRKKMRLREAKKKAQYEIFGAFHIDPTEFAMESEDLDVFGKTDADAALLAISVLLQGSGNETDLSVLLVDVMMDLEDDGLWTDSLSRAKIADWAIAADSASDSTNGLMRIRKNVENWQLSSAGVPDFEKVVRRFYSLELGLGVCGDDVLPETVKEVPNVNSIEFYAEDYLDTTRTKVRYICDLKTQLWRPATDIEKDRFKWNPRNAKDGSLLDAPITGKKMVWDADTLRYADSTEISWDRGCVSYIRGESFVFANQLSHYKCSAEGWIFDIEGSSGTMRDAAGTRYRTITIGNQTWMAENLNYKTEESDCDRCEETGRFYTWKAADKACPRGWHLPTKGDWETLFITVGGDSTAALVLKSTSGWKNNGNGVDAFGFSAQPVGLGQRVGDLFGEGTYAYFWSSTHEESSNAYVVYFDNFYKNSHMYTYNDVLLHSVRCIEDF; from the coding sequence ATGAAAAAATTAGTCGCGCTACTTCTACTTTCTCTTGTTCTTTTCGCTTGCGGGGATTCCTCGACAACGGAGTCTGCCTCTGAATCCGCTTTCACGGATGATTCTTCGGTAAAAGATACTGTTATCGTTGAGGCGGATACCCTTTATTTGGCGGACAACTATAGCTGTACCACCAAGGAATTAAAGGATAAAAGTGGCCTTAAGGTTGTTTGTAACGGAGATTCCATTGGGGTTGTATTGAATGGGAAAAATGGAAAAAATGGGGCAAATGGTAAGGAGGGTGCCAGAGGCGAGGATGGAGAAAAGGGCGATGACGGTGTTGCCGGAAATGACGGCGAAGACGGTCTCGACGGAATTTCCTGCTCTATTACGAATAAAACAGATTCTTCGGTGACGATTACCTGTGGCGATAGCTCGATTACATTAAAAATCGATAATGATATTGGCTCGATTGCAGATACGGCTGAAATCGATTCCGAAAGAATTGCAATTTCGCTGGATTCCTTGACGGGTTTTTCGCAGAAGGGGCCGTTTTTGAAAGGGGGAACGGTTTACCTTTATGAACTTTCTGATGGTCGTACCTTAAAGCAGACGAATGGAAACTTCACGAGTGAAATAACGAGTGACGACGGTCGCTACAGTTTTTCGAGTCGTAATTTGTTGAGCCAGTATGCCTTGATTGTGGTCGATGGTAAGTACCGCAATGAGGTGACGGGTGAACCGACTGCAACCACGATTAAGTTGCAGGCCTATACCAATATGCTTTCGCGCAGGTCCGCCAATGTGAACTTGCTTACGCATTTGGAATCGTTGCGTGTGTATTACCTGGTGACGCGCAAAAAAATGAGGCTTCGTGAAGCGAAGAAAAAAGCGCAGTACGAAATTTTTGGGGCATTCCATATTGACCCGACGGAATTCGCGATGGAATCCGAAGACTTGGATGTGTTCGGAAAAACGGATGCCGATGCTGCTTTGCTCGCCATTTCGGTGCTGTTGCAGGGGAGTGGAAATGAAACGGATTTGTCGGTGCTTTTGGTTGACGTGATGATGGATCTGGAAGATGATGGCCTGTGGACGGATTCTCTTTCTAGGGCAAAAATTGCCGATTGGGCGATTGCCGCTGATTCGGCCTCAGATTCTACAAATGGCCTCATGAGAATTCGGAAAAACGTGGAAAACTGGCAACTTTCTTCGGCTGGAGTTCCTGATTTTGAAAAGGTGGTTCGCCGGTTTTATAGTCTGGAACTAGGGCTCGGTGTGTGTGGAGACGATGTCCTTCCGGAAACGGTAAAAGAGGTTCCGAACGTAAATTCCATAGAGTTTTATGCCGAAGACTACCTGGACACGACACGAACGAAGGTGCGGTATATTTGTGATTTAAAGACCCAATTATGGCGCCCGGCGACAGATATCGAAAAGGACCGTTTTAAATGGAACCCAAGGAACGCCAAGGATGGTTCACTTTTGGATGCCCCCATTACTGGGAAAAAGATGGTGTGGGATGCGGATACGCTTAGGTATGCGGATAGTACAGAAATTAGCTGGGATAGGGGTTGTGTAAGCTATATCCGAGGCGAAAGTTTTGTTTTTGCGAACCAATTGTCGCATTACAAGTGCTCTGCCGAGGGGTGGATATTTGACATAGAAGGGAGTTCAGGAACGATGAGGGATGCTGCCGGTACGAGATACCGGACCATAACGATTGGAAACCAGACGTGGATGGCCGAAAACCTGAATTACAAAACAGAAGAAAGTGACTGTGATAGATGTGAAGAAACGGGACGGTTCTATACTTGGAAAGCCGCGGATAAGGCGTGTCCCAGAGGATGGCATTTGCCGACAAAAGGGGATTGGGAAACACTGTTTATAACGGTTGGAGGAGATTCAACAGCTGCTTTGGTTCTCAAGTCCACATCTGGTTGGAAAAATAATGGCAATGGAGTGGATGCTTTTGGCTTTTCTGCGCAACCTGTGGGTCTCGGCCAAAGAGTTGGCGACTTATTTGGCGAAGGAACCTATGCTTATTTCTGGTCATCCACTCACGAAGAGTCTTCAAATGCTTATGTTGTGTATTTTGATAATTTTTACAAAAATTCTCACATGTATACCTATAATGATGTACTGCTGCATTCCGTACGTTGTATAGAAGATTTTTAA
- a CDS encoding fibrobacter succinogenes major paralogous domain-containing protein produces MGILRVFAGSRVTLSLVFGLFLLLVACGDDSSSDRVAEASSGIENGDTVVVIEKAIYLDASGFSCSTKELKDKSGIKIICNGDSIGVVLKGVKGKDGSDGKDGAKGKDGAKGKKGSDGPDGQDGKDGDDCSITDRTNSTVTIVCGDSTMVLNLGKELNGDTVEVDSEQVAVSMDSLSGFSQKGPFLKGSAVYLYELTDGRTLKQTNGNFISHITNDDGRYRFSSRDLKSQYALIVAEGKYRNEVTGVPTSTAIRLQAYTNMLMRRSVNVNLLTHLEKNRVFYLVTKEKMTVRRAKKLAQYEIFNAFHIDTTGFNAESEDLDVFGKTDADAALLAISVLLQGEGNETELMVLLTDMMMDLEEDGEWNDSLSRAKIAEWALTIDSPLPDSANGLAKIRENVEGWKLSTTGVPNFEKMIRRFYGLELQLGVCGDDVPMGTVKEVSNAKSTMYYAKDYFDSTITVARFKCLDDGRWRIATDLEKDLYGWNPENTEDGTLLDGPFTGRKLVWDADTLRYADDSEVSWNRGCVSYTRDSSFVLENQLSHYICSQEGWIFDKEGSSGTMQDAAGTEYRTVAIGTQRWMAENLNYAIWDSNCIECETYGRLYTWSSAKWVCPEGWHLPTLEEWNTLFAAVGGATSAGAVLKSASGWTSTWQGNSGGGTDAFGFTVLPAGLWAGSHANKGMSAFFWTATEGEDLGKSGAFDVSFDYERPEARSKVVVYLDDHYMSVRCIENQEELP; encoded by the coding sequence ATGGGTATCTTAAGAGTCTTTGCGGGGAGTAGGGTTACGTTATCTCTCGTTTTCGGTCTTTTCTTGTTGCTTGTCGCCTGTGGCGATGATTCCTCATCCGATAGAGTCGCTGAGGCTAGTTCTGGTATAGAGAATGGCGATACGGTAGTCGTTATTGAAAAGGCTATTTATCTGGATGCGAGTGGATTCAGTTGCTCCACGAAGGAACTCAAGGACAAAAGTGGTATAAAGATTATCTGTAATGGGGATTCTATTGGCGTTGTCCTGAAGGGCGTAAAGGGAAAAGATGGCTCCGACGGCAAGGATGGTGCTAAGGGGAAGGACGGCGCAAAGGGGAAAAAAGGCTCTGATGGCCCCGATGGTCAAGATGGCAAGGATGGGGATGACTGCTCCATAACGGATAGGACGAATTCTACGGTGACCATCGTATGTGGCGATTCTACGATGGTCTTGAATTTAGGGAAAGAACTCAATGGTGATACTGTTGAGGTCGATTCCGAACAGGTGGCGGTATCGATGGATTCCCTGTCGGGTTTTTCGCAGAAGGGCCCGTTCCTGAAGGGCTCGGCAGTGTACCTTTACGAGCTTACCGATGGCAGAACCCTTAAGCAGACAAATGGAAACTTTATAAGTCATATTACAAATGATGATGGCCGCTATCGGTTTTCTAGCCGCGATTTGAAAAGCCAGTATGCCCTGATTGTTGCCGAAGGTAAGTACCGCAATGAAGTGACTGGGGTGCCTACGTCTACTGCCATTAGGTTGCAGGCCTACACCAATATGCTGATGCGCAGATCCGTAAACGTGAACTTGCTGACTCATCTGGAAAAAAATCGCGTATTTTACCTTGTTACAAAAGAGAAGATGACTGTCCGGAGGGCGAAAAAGCTGGCGCAGTACGAAATATTCAATGCATTCCACATTGATACGACAGGTTTCAATGCCGAATCTGAAGATCTTGATGTGTTTGGCAAGACCGATGCCGACGCCGCCTTGCTTGCCATATCGGTGCTTTTGCAAGGTGAGGGGAACGAAACGGAACTGATGGTGTTGCTGACGGATATGATGATGGATCTGGAAGAAGACGGGGAATGGAATGATTCCCTTTCCAGGGCGAAAATCGCGGAGTGGGCGTTAACCATAGATTCACCTTTGCCTGATAGCGCAAATGGACTTGCGAAGATTCGTGAAAATGTGGAAGGGTGGAAACTTTCGACGACAGGAGTTCCAAATTTTGAAAAAATGATTCGCCGTTTCTACGGTTTGGAACTGCAACTGGGGGTGTGCGGAGACGATGTCCCTATGGGAACGGTGAAAGAGGTGTCGAATGCTAAATCCACGATGTATTATGCAAAGGATTATTTTGATTCAACAATAACGGTAGCCCGCTTTAAGTGCCTGGATGATGGTCGGTGGCGTATTGCGACCGATTTGGAAAAAGATCTTTATGGCTGGAATCCGGAAAATACCGAAGACGGAACTCTTTTGGATGGCCCGTTTACCGGAAGGAAACTGGTATGGGATGCGGATACGCTCCGATATGCGGATGATTCGGAAGTGAGTTGGAACAGGGGTTGTGTAAGCTATACACGGGATTCGAGCTTTGTCCTGGAAAATCAGCTGTCGCATTACATTTGTTCGCAGGAAGGGTGGATTTTTGATAAGGAGGGAAGCTCGGGCACAATGCAGGATGCCGCTGGAACGGAATACCGGACGGTAGCCATTGGAACCCAGAGATGGATGGCTGAAAATTTGAACTATGCTATTTGGGATAGCAATTGTATTGAATGTGAAACTTATGGACGACTCTATACTTGGAGCTCCGCAAAGTGGGTCTGTCCCGAAGGTTGGCATTTGCCGACATTAGAGGAATGGAATACCTTGTTTGCTGCGGTTGGTGGCGCGACTTCGGCCGGTGCGGTCCTCAAATCGGCTTCTGGCTGGACTTCTACTTGGCAAGGAAATAGTGGCGGAGGTACGGATGCTTTCGGATTTACCGTATTGCCTGCGGGGCTTTGGGCAGGAAGTCATGCAAATAAAGGAATGTCTGCCTTTTTCTGGACAGCCACCGAAGGTGAAGATCTGGGCAAATCAGGAGCTTTCGATGTTTCCTTTGATTATGAACGACCTGAAGCTCGTTCCAAAGTGGTTGTTTATTTGGATGATCATTATATGTCGGTCCGTTGTATTGAAAATCAAGAGGAACTGCCATGA